The following coding sequences are from one Terrimicrobium sacchariphilum window:
- a CDS encoding TetR/AcrR family transcriptional regulator — MTSVIQRLSAMRYDKDHKDRTHRHVLAVASERFRRDGFAGVGVASLMKDAGLTHGGFYGHFRSKQALVEAVISEGLEDTLHHLETAATDIESLVDFYLRPEHRENRAQGCAAAALAAEIVREPKRARVAFTRKLARIIAHIRSLLPDRSEHRAQAIFALLVGTLQLSRAVSDRSLSDQLLQAGRIAVLALADSRIEDT; from the coding sequence ATGACGAGCGTAATTCAACGACTTTCTGCCATGCGATATGACAAGGACCATAAGGACCGTACGCATCGTCACGTTCTCGCTGTGGCATCAGAGCGATTCCGGCGCGATGGATTCGCCGGTGTGGGCGTGGCCTCGCTGATGAAGGACGCCGGGCTTACCCATGGCGGATTCTACGGTCATTTTCGTTCCAAGCAGGCCCTTGTCGAAGCGGTCATCAGTGAAGGTCTTGAGGATACTCTGCACCATCTTGAGACCGCCGCCACCGATATCGAGTCACTAGTCGATTTTTATCTCCGCCCGGAGCATCGCGAGAACCGCGCCCAAGGGTGTGCCGCCGCCGCCCTGGCCGCCGAAATCGTCCGCGAACCAAAACGCGCCCGTGTGGCGTTCACCCGGAAACTTGCGCGGATCATTGCTCACATCCGATCGCTGCTACCGGACAGAAGCGAACACCGGGCGCAGGCCATCTTCGCCCTTCTCGTCGGCACCCTGCAGCTTTCACGGGCTGTATCCGACCGCTCCCTTTCGGATCAACTCCTCCAGGCAGGCCGTATAGCTGTCCTCGCTCTCGCAGATTCGCGTATCGAGGATACATAG